A window of the bacterium genome harbors these coding sequences:
- a CDS encoding prepilin-type N-terminal cleavage/methylation domain-containing protein, producing the protein MLTNKQRRGFTLIELLVVIAIIAILAAILFPVFSRAREQARKTACLSNMKQIGMGLMMYLQDWDETFPYCTSCNAPGVGSPTDHPQGKLHPYIKNAAVWDCPSEAIQDRIPNLLQIGNASGWYDWPWRFPVEFTGHYISVAYNEALMPNLGCQWTGKPVNMAEVVEPANTAAFADSYFFSGCGGARVVFANAMWSNHMADPQHRSVSKHTRHTEGEIIVFADGHAKWMKWDVIANNCGRLFDPRNKNRTDTWFDHWGNQWWP; encoded by the coding sequence ATGTTAACGAATAAACAAAGGAGAGGTTTTACATTGATCGAATTGTTGGTCGTCATAGCTATCATTGCTATTCTCGCTGCCATACTCTTTCCAGTTTTCAGCCGCGCCCGTGAGCAAGCTCGCAAAACAGCTTGCCTCTCAAATATGAAGCAAATAGGGATGGGATTGATGATGTATCTTCAGGATTGGGATGAAACTTTCCCATATTGCACATCCTGTAATGCTCCAGGCGTGGGAAGCCCAACCGACCACCCTCAAGGCAAGCTTCATCCCTATATCAAAAACGCAGCGGTATGGGACTGCCCTTCTGAAGCGATACAAGACAGGATACCTAACCTTCTCCAAATCGGCAATGCCTCCGGTTGGTATGACTGGCCTTGGCGGTTCCCGGTTGAATTCACAGGACACTATATTTCCGTAGCTTACAATGAAGCTTTAATGCCAAATCTTGGCTGCCAATGGACAGGGAAACCTGTTAACATGGCAGAGGTAGTGGAGCCAGCCAATACAGCCGCTTTTGCCGATTCATATTTTTTTAGCGGCTGCGGTGGAGCAAGAGTTGTCTTTGCAAATGCTATGTGGTCTAATCATATGGCAGACCCTCAGCATCGCTCTGTTAGTAAACACACTCGCCACACTGAGGGAGAAATAATTGTCTTTGCCGACGGACACGCCAAATGGATGAAGTGGGATGTTATAGCAAACAATTGTGGAAGATTATTCGACCCCCGCAACAAAAATAGAACGGATACATGGTTTGACCATTGGGGAAATCAATGGTGGCCGTAG
- a CDS encoding pyruvate ferredoxin oxidoreductase (catalyzes the formation of acetyl-CoA from pyruvate and coenzyme A): MARLRDLAKKPSPLTSGHRACSGCALPQVARQVLLAADTPVVVVVATGCMEVTTTIFPYTAWNVPWMHCAFENAASTLSGIEAAYKALKRRGVIDREIRFIAFGGDGGTYDIGLQALSGALERGHRLLYVCYDNQAYMNTGVQRSGATPLYAHTTTSPAGSVIPGKLQWRKDLTEIVVAHDIPYVAQSTPAHWNDLITKVQKALAVDGPSFINVLQPCRLGWTFEADMAIELARLAADTCIWPLYEVVNGEYRLTYRPREKKPVEEWLKLQRRFRHLFTEKNRHLIDEIQAEVDRRWERLLKKCGLA; encoded by the coding sequence ATGGCAAGATTGAGAGATTTAGCTAAGAAACCATCTCCCCTAACATCCGGACATAGAGCTTGTTCTGGCTGTGCTCTTCCCCAGGTTGCCAGGCAGGTTCTATTGGCAGCGGATACGCCCGTGGTCGTAGTCGTCGCTACGGGATGTATGGAAGTGACCACCACCATCTTCCCCTACACCGCTTGGAATGTCCCCTGGATGCACTGCGCATTTGAGAACGCCGCTTCAACTCTTTCGGGAATTGAAGCAGCTTATAAGGCGCTAAAGAGGAGAGGAGTAATAGATAGAGAGATTCGTTTCATAGCCTTTGGAGGGGATGGCGGGACTTACGATATCGGGCTTCAGGCGCTATCGGGTGCATTGGAGAGAGGACATAGGCTTCTCTATGTCTGTTATGATAACCAGGCATATATGAACACAGGTGTTCAGCGTTCGGGAGCTACTCCCCTCTATGCTCACACTACAACGAGCCCAGCGGGTAGTGTCATCCCCGGCAAACTCCAATGGAGGAAGGATTTAACCGAGATAGTGGTCGCCCATGATATACCCTATGTGGCGCAGAGCACTCCCGCTCATTGGAACGATTTGATAACGAAAGTGCAGAAAGCTTTGGCAGTTGATGGACCTTCGTTTATAAATGTCCTCCAACCCTGCAGGTTGGGATGGACATTTGAGGCTGATATGGCGATTGAGTTGGCAAGGTTGGCTGCTGATACCTGCATTTGGCCGTTATACGAAGTGGTGAATGGGGAGTATAGGTTGACATATCGTCCCAGGGAGAAGAAGCCTGTGGAGGAGTGGTTGAAGTTGCAAAGGAGGTTCAGGCATCTATTCACGGAGAAGAATCGTCATCTGATAGATGAGATACAGGCTGAAGTAGATAGGCGGTGGGAGCGTTTATTGAAGAAGTGCGGTTTGGCGTAG